The following nucleotide sequence is from Alphaproteobacteria bacterium.
TCACGTAGTAGAGATCCCGATAGCAGGCGAGCAGTTCCCAACAGCGCAGCAGGGGTTCATTGCCCGAGGCGACGTAGACGGCCGCATGGAAATCCGCCTCGGCGTCGACCGAACGGATCGCCTCGCCCGCCTCGACGGCCGCGACGAGGCGGCCATGCAGGCGGCGCAGGTTGCTCTGAAAACTGCGATCGCGAAGCGGCCAACAGCTTCTGATGGCCAGCAACTCGATGCTTTCGCGCACCTTGTAGTAGCTGCGGATATCGGTCACGCGCAGGTCGCGCATCGCATAGCCGGAGAAGGGTTGCTTGACCAGAAAGCCGCGTTCCGCCAGCCGGGAAAGCGCCTCGCGGACCGGGCCGCGCCCGCAGCCGAATCTGGCGCCGAGCGTTTCCTCGCGGAGGGGCTGGCCGGGCTGGACTGCGCCGGTCAGGATATAGGCCCGCAGTTCCACCGTGAGCGTATCCGCCATCGTCTGCCTGGCCTTGTTGGGGATGGCGTCGCCCATCGCGCGTCATTCCGCCGTCTTGGCGTATTCGAAATAGGCCTCGCGGAGCCGGGTCGAGACCGGGCCCATGATGTGCGGCATCTTGCGCCCGTCCACCTCGGCGACCGGCGTGAGCCCGCCGAAGGTCCCGGTCGCGAACGCCTCGTCGGCGTCGTAAACGTGGCTGAGCGAGAAGTCCCTCTGCTCGCACGGGATATCGAGCAGGGCGCAGAGCTCGATCATGTTGGCGCGGGTGATGCCGTTGAAGCAATTGGCGCCGGTCGAGGTCATGACCTTCCCGTCTTTCACGATGAAGAAATTGGTCGCGTTGCAGCTCGCGACGAACCCGCGATCGTCGAGCATCAGCGCCTCGTCGGCGCCGGCCTTGATCGCCTGGGTCAGAGCCATGATCAGGTTGAGCCGGCTGTGCGTGTTGAGCCGCATGTCGAACATGTCGGCCCGTGCGCAGCGGAAGGTCGAGGTGAACAGGGTCAGCCCGGTCTTCAGGATGGCGGGGTCGAAGGTCTTGAACTCGGCCACGATCGCCACGGTCGGCTTGGAAATGGTGTGTCGCGGATCCTGGTTGGGCGTCTTCTTCAGGCCGCGGGTGATCATCAGGCGGACGTGAACCCCCTCTTCCCCTGTCATGGCGTTGTGCGCCAGCGTCGCTTCCAGCGCCTGCCGCACCTCGGCCCGCGTCATGCCGATCTCAAGGTCTATCGCCTTGGCCCCCATGAACAGCCTGTCGAGATGCCGCTTCATGAAGGCAAGGCGGCCGCCGTGGTTGCGCAAGCCCTCCCAGATGCCGTCGCCCAGAATCCAGCCGGCGTCGAATATCGAAACCATTGCCTTGTCGCGGTGAACGAATTCCCCGTTCAGGTAGATCTCGACGTCCCTGTTGCGTGTGTCGGCGACGTAATCCTGGCTGCCCGCCATCGTCTCGGTCCCTCAGATCCCACTGTCATGACCGACAATGCCGCAACGCTGTCGACAATTTTCCATTTCTGTCAACAGGGAACGAGGCGGAAGTCGGCAGCCGGACGGTGACGTCGACGCAGAGGTGCTAGGCTGCGCCCCACACCGTCTTCGCCGTCGCGGTGACCAGGGCCAGCTTGGCCCACTGGTCGTCCTCGCTGAGGATGTTGCCCTCCTCGGTGGAGGCGAAGCCGCATTGCGGGCTGAGGCAGAGCTGGTCGAGCGCGACATACTTGGTCGCCTCCTCGATCCGCGCCTCGATCGCGCCTTCGGCTTCCAGCTCGCCGAACTTGGAGGTGACGAGGCCCAGCACCACCCGCTGGTCGCCCTTGGCCAGGAAGCGCAGCGGCTCGAAGCCGCCGGCCCGCTCGGTGTCGTACTCGAGGAAAAAGCCGTCATAGCCGGTCTGGCCCAGCAGCACCTCGGCCACCGGCTCGTAGCCGCCCTCGGAGATCCAGCTGGAGCGGAAGTTGCCGCGGCAGACATGGGTGGTGATGGTCATGTCGGCCGGCTTGGCCGCCAGCGCGTGCCGGATCATGTCGCGATAGGCGATCTGCAGCGGTTCCGGGTCGTCGCCGCGGGCGCGCGCCGCCTCGCGCTCCTTCTCCGAGCACAGATAGGCCCACACCGTGTCGTCGAACTGCAGATAGCGGCAGCCGGCGTCGTAGAAGGCGCGCACCGCCTGGGCATAGGCCTCGGCGGTGTCGGCGAAGAAAGCGTCCATGTCCGGATAGGCGTCCTTGCTGATCGAGGCGCGACCACCGCGGAAGTGCAGCACGCTGGGCGCCGGGATCGTCATCTTCGCCACCGCGCCGTGTGCGTCGGCCGCCTGCTTCAGGAAGCGGAAGTCGGCCAGCATCGGGTGGTCGCCGAAGCCGACCTTGCCGGTGACCGCGATGCTGACCGCCTTGGTCTGGATGCCGTGGAACTGGATGGCGCGTTCGCCCTGGCGCAGCTCGACGCCCTCGAGCTGGCCGAGGAAGTCGAAGTGCCAGAAGGCGCGGCGGAACTCGCCGTCGGTGACCCCGGTCAGGCCGACCCGGCACTGGTGCGCGACCGCGTCGCGGATCGCCGCGTCCTCGACCGCGCGCAGCCCGGCGGCGTCCAGCGTGCCGGCCTCGCGGGCGGCGCGGGCGTCCTTCACCGCTTGCGGCCGCAGCAGGCTGCCGACCTGGTCGGCGCGATAGGGTGGCCGATCAGCCATCTGGAATCCTCCCTGGTGAGACTCTTGCGTGCGATCTGACCATGCGGGCGGCCGGCAGGCAACCCGGCCGGCTGTCGCAGCGGCGGTCAGTCCCGCGCGGCGCGCGACGGCGCGGTGGCCTCGTGGGCGGCACGCAGCGCCGCGGTGGCCTCGTCATCGACGGCGGCGCGATCCGCGGCCAGCACG
It contains:
- a CDS encoding GntR family transcriptional regulator — protein: MGDAIPNKARQTMADTLTVELRAYILTGAVQPGQPLREETLGARFGCGRGPVREALSRLAERGFLVKQPFSGYAMRDLRVTDIRSYYKVRESIELLAIRSCWPLRDRSFQSNLRRLHGRLVAAVEAGEAIRSVDAEADFHAAVYVASGNEPLLRCWELLACYRDLYYVTLNRLRQDGRFLPAPMSASHQRLLDVLIGDSLEAALQATVEHLTMGLEQFERAHEEYTDRIDQLRWSHDPPGRSQGNGHVARRGGKRGADAGSRGS
- a CDS encoding aminotransferase class IV, with the protein product MAGSQDYVADTRNRDVEIYLNGEFVHRDKAMVSIFDAGWILGDGIWEGLRNHGGRLAFMKRHLDRLFMGAKAIDLEIGMTRAEVRQALEATLAHNAMTGEEGVHVRLMITRGLKKTPNQDPRHTISKPTVAIVAEFKTFDPAILKTGLTLFTSTFRCARADMFDMRLNTHSRLNLIMALTQAIKAGADEALMLDDRGFVASCNATNFFIVKDGKVMTSTGANCFNGITRANMIELCALLDIPCEQRDFSLSHVYDADEAFATGTFGGLTPVAEVDGRKMPHIMGPVSTRLREAYFEYAKTAE
- a CDS encoding 5-methyltetrahydropteroyltriglutamate--homocysteine S-methyltransferase; this encodes MADRPPYRADQVGSLLRPQAVKDARAAREAGTLDAAGLRAVEDAAIRDAVAHQCRVGLTGVTDGEFRRAFWHFDFLGQLEGVELRQGERAIQFHGIQTKAVSIAVTGKVGFGDHPMLADFRFLKQAADAHGAVAKMTIPAPSVLHFRGGRASISKDAYPDMDAFFADTAEAYAQAVRAFYDAGCRYLQFDDTVWAYLCSEKEREAARARGDDPEPLQIAYRDMIRHALAAKPADMTITTHVCRGNFRSSWISEGGYEPVAEVLLGQTGYDGFFLEYDTERAGGFEPLRFLAKGDQRVVLGLVTSKFGELEAEGAIEARIEEATKYVALDQLCLSPQCGFASTEEGNILSEDDQWAKLALVTATAKTVWGAA